A single region of the Streptomyces caelestis genome encodes:
- a CDS encoding oligopeptide/dipeptide ABC transporter ATP-binding protein — protein MTTSPTAPEITTAPLLSAQDLHVTFPGRHGGPRARAVDGVDLDIRPGEIVALVGESGCGKTTLARCLLGLVEPTSGRVAFDGRPLEYTGRALKAYRKRVQLILQDPSGSLNPRHTVYDAVAEGLRIHGYGGDERTAVAEALSRAGLRPPERFFLRYPHELSGGQRQRVVIAGALVLEPELLVADEPVASLDASVRGEILALLLRLRTELGLSALVVTHDLGLAWNIADRVAVMYLGRIVETGAVEQVLTAPRHPYTQALLSVLPEAPGDPVILTGEPPDPSRVPSGCRFHARCQILASGEAERAGVAEACRDQDPEILDGSGTPQVACHWATR, from the coding sequence ATGACCACTTCCCCCACGGCTCCCGAGATCACCACGGCACCTCTGCTGAGCGCCCAGGACCTGCACGTCACCTTCCCCGGCCGGCACGGCGGCCCCCGGGCCCGCGCGGTGGACGGGGTCGACCTCGACATCCGGCCCGGCGAGATCGTCGCGCTGGTCGGTGAGTCCGGCTGCGGCAAGACGACCCTGGCCCGCTGTCTGCTGGGCCTGGTCGAGCCGACCTCGGGCCGGGTCGCCTTCGACGGCCGCCCGCTGGAGTACACCGGCCGGGCCCTCAAGGCGTACCGCAAACGCGTCCAGCTGATCCTCCAGGACCCGAGCGGCTCGCTCAACCCGCGGCACACCGTGTACGACGCGGTCGCCGAGGGCCTGCGCATCCACGGGTACGGCGGCGACGAGCGGACCGCGGTCGCCGAGGCCCTGTCCCGGGCCGGGCTGCGGCCCCCGGAGCGCTTCTTCCTGCGCTATCCGCACGAACTGTCCGGCGGGCAGCGCCAGCGGGTCGTCATCGCGGGCGCGCTCGTCCTGGAACCCGAACTCCTCGTCGCCGACGAGCCGGTGGCGTCCCTCGACGCCTCCGTGCGCGGTGAGATCCTCGCCCTGCTGCTGCGGCTGCGCACCGAGCTGGGCCTGTCCGCGCTGGTCGTCACGCACGACCTGGGGCTGGCCTGGAACATCGCCGACCGGGTCGCCGTGATGTACCTGGGCCGGATCGTGGAGACGGGTGCGGTGGAGCAGGTCCTGACCGCGCCCCGTCACCCGTACACCCAGGCCCTGCTGTCGGTGCTCCCGGAGGCCCCCGGCGACCCGGTGATCCTCACCGGCGAGCCCCCGGACCCGTCGCGTGTGCCGTCCGGCTGCCGCTTCCACGCCCGCTGCCAGATCCTCGCGAGCGGCGAGGCGGAACGGGCGGGCGTCGCGGAGGCGTGCCGCGACCAGGATCCGGAGATCCTCGACGGCAGCGGCACGCCCCAGGTGGCATG
- a CDS encoding ABC transporter ATP-binding protein produces the protein MTLLDVRDLTVTYPGGAAAVRGVDLRLDAGRKLGLAGESGCGKSTLALALLRLLPAGTRITGEVLLDGEDVLTMKWGRVRAVRWAGASVVFQGAMHSLNAVHRIGDQIAEPILLHRKATPAGAKKRTGELLEQVGLPAARANAYPHELSGGQRQRVMIAMALACDPRLIIADEPTTALDVMIQAQILRLIEQLVADQDLGLIMISHDLAVLADTCDRLAVMYAGRVVEEGPARQVYEDARHPYARALSAAFPRIGDPASRFAPQGLAGDPPDPAALPSGCTFHPRCPVALESCSEEDPALREAGPERRAACVLVGPSAQEPCETREDPDALEEARPSSP, from the coding sequence GTGACGCTGCTCGACGTCAGGGACCTGACGGTGACGTACCCGGGCGGGGCCGCCGCCGTGCGCGGGGTGGACCTGCGCCTGGACGCCGGCCGCAAGCTCGGCCTCGCCGGGGAGTCCGGCTGCGGCAAGTCCACGCTGGCACTGGCCCTGCTGCGGCTCCTGCCCGCCGGGACCCGCATCACGGGTGAGGTCCTGCTCGACGGCGAGGACGTGCTGACGATGAAGTGGGGCCGGGTGCGGGCGGTCCGCTGGGCCGGGGCCTCGGTGGTGTTCCAGGGCGCGATGCACTCCCTGAACGCCGTGCACCGCATCGGCGACCAGATCGCCGAGCCGATCCTGCTGCACCGGAAGGCGACGCCGGCCGGCGCGAAGAAGAGAACCGGGGAGCTGCTGGAGCAGGTCGGCCTGCCGGCGGCCCGCGCGAACGCCTATCCGCACGAGCTGTCCGGCGGGCAGCGCCAGCGCGTCATGATCGCCATGGCGCTGGCCTGCGATCCGCGGCTGATCATCGCCGACGAGCCGACCACCGCGCTCGACGTGATGATCCAGGCGCAGATCCTCCGGCTCATCGAACAGCTCGTCGCGGACCAGGACCTGGGCCTGATCATGATCAGCCACGACCTGGCGGTCCTCGCCGACACCTGTGACCGGCTGGCGGTGATGTACGCGGGGCGGGTGGTCGAAGAGGGCCCGGCCCGGCAGGTGTACGAGGACGCCCGGCACCCGTACGCCAGGGCCCTGTCGGCCGCGTTCCCGCGCATCGGCGACCCGGCCTCCCGGTTCGCGCCGCAGGGGCTGGCCGGTGACCCGCCCGACCCCGCGGCGCTGCCGTCCGGCTGTACGTTCCATCCGCGCTGCCCGGTGGCGCTGGAGTCCTGCTCCGAGGAGGACCCGGCGCTGCGCGAGGCGGGGCCGGAGCGCCGGGCGGCGTGCGTCCTGGTCGGGCCGTCGGCTCAGGAGCCCTGTGAGACCCGCGAGGATCCGGACGCACTGGAAGAAGCGAGGCCCAGTTCGCCATGA
- a CDS encoding ABC transporter permease, producing MTTTDTALSPRALARQRRRASIARFWRQYRAERAGLYGLTALALCALLALFAPLFVGSDVSSVTDAPGRPMQSPSAEFPLGTDQFGRDLLGLVVWGSRVSLLVGLLAAVLSVAIGTLIGVTAGHFKGWYATVMMRITDWFLVMPTLVLAIALATVMSRSLTTTVVAIGVTTWPTTARLVRAQTLAVETRPYIERARALGGGHWHIMSRHVLPNVMPLVLAQTTLIISSAILAEATLAFLGLGDPTVVSWGGLLQDAREAGAVSAGDWWYLVPPGIAIAVVALAFTLCGRAVESVLNPRLGVSR from the coding sequence ATGACGACGACCGACACGGCCCTGAGCCCGCGCGCCCTCGCCCGGCAGCGGCGCCGGGCGTCCATCGCCCGCTTCTGGCGGCAGTACCGCGCCGAACGGGCGGGGCTGTACGGCCTGACCGCGCTCGCCCTGTGCGCGCTGCTGGCGTTGTTCGCGCCGCTGTTCGTCGGCTCCGACGTGAGCAGTGTGACCGACGCGCCGGGGCGCCCGATGCAGAGCCCGAGCGCCGAGTTCCCGCTCGGCACGGACCAGTTCGGCCGGGATCTGCTGGGCCTGGTGGTCTGGGGCTCGCGGGTGTCGCTGCTGGTCGGGCTGCTCGCGGCCGTGCTGTCGGTGGCGATCGGCACCCTGATCGGGGTCACCGCGGGCCACTTCAAGGGCTGGTACGCGACGGTGATGATGCGGATCACCGACTGGTTCCTGGTCATGCCGACGCTGGTGCTGGCGATCGCCCTGGCCACGGTGATGTCCCGCTCGCTGACCACGACCGTGGTCGCCATCGGCGTCACCACCTGGCCGACCACGGCCCGGCTGGTGCGCGCGCAGACCCTCGCCGTGGAGACCCGGCCGTACATCGAGCGGGCGAGGGCGCTCGGCGGCGGCCACTGGCACATCATGTCCCGGCACGTCCTGCCCAACGTCATGCCGCTGGTGCTGGCGCAGACGACCTTGATCATCTCTTCGGCCATCCTCGCCGAGGCGACCCTCGCCTTCCTCGGCCTGGGCGATCCCACGGTCGTGTCGTGGGGCGGGCTGCTCCAGGACGCGCGCGAGGCGGGCGCGGTCAGTGCCGGGGACTGGTGGTACCTGGTGCCGCCGGGCATCGCCATCGCCGTGGTGGCGCTGGCGTTCACGCTGTGCGGGCGGGCCGTGGAGTCCGTCCTCAACCCCAGGCTGGGGGTGTCGCGGTGA
- a CDS encoding ABC transporter permease, with product MTADATPALVEERKPAAGPRARKGSAYPRYLAGKVAGAAVSLLAVLVTSFFLFRLIPGDPVKTMTGGRQVSAEQLAAYRREFGLDLPLWRQFTDYCGKALTGDFGTSYQFRAPVVDKITEALPNTLLLTGTAFVLYTALGIFLGTRSAWRRGGLGDRINTGLALTLYSIPSFWLGLLLIIVLAVGIGPVPGMFPTGGMESGGEEGFAYVLDVAHHLVLPVVTLVAVEYGQTLLVTRSALLDEMGSDYLTTARAKGLRDDLVRRRHAVPNALLPTVTLIFINLGRTVAGVILVETVFSWPGLGGLFYQALSVPDLPLVQGLFFVFAAAVIVMNTLADLVYPLLDPRVAR from the coding sequence ATGACCGCCGACGCGACACCCGCGCTGGTCGAGGAGAGGAAGCCGGCGGCCGGGCCCCGGGCACGCAAGGGCTCCGCGTACCCGCGGTACCTCGCGGGCAAGGTGGCGGGCGCGGCCGTGTCGCTGCTGGCCGTGCTCGTCACCAGCTTCTTCCTCTTCCGGCTGATCCCCGGAGACCCGGTGAAGACCATGACGGGCGGCCGCCAGGTCTCGGCCGAGCAGCTGGCCGCCTATCGCAGGGAGTTCGGGCTCGACCTGCCGCTGTGGCGGCAGTTCACGGACTACTGCGGCAAGGCGCTCACCGGCGACTTCGGGACGTCGTACCAGTTCCGTGCCCCCGTCGTCGACAAGATCACCGAGGCGCTGCCGAACACCCTGCTGCTCACCGGCACCGCCTTCGTCCTGTACACCGCGCTGGGCATCTTCCTCGGCACCCGCTCGGCGTGGCGCCGCGGCGGGCTCGGCGACCGGATCAACACCGGCCTGGCGCTCACGCTGTACTCCATCCCGTCCTTCTGGCTCGGGCTGCTGCTGATCATCGTGCTGGCGGTGGGCATCGGCCCGGTCCCGGGCATGTTCCCGACCGGCGGCATGGAGTCGGGCGGCGAGGAGGGCTTCGCGTACGTCCTCGACGTGGCGCACCATCTGGTGCTGCCGGTGGTGACGCTGGTGGCCGTGGAGTACGGGCAGACACTGCTGGTCACCCGGTCGGCGCTGCTGGACGAGATGGGCAGCGACTATCTGACGACCGCGCGGGCCAAGGGGCTGCGCGACGACCTGGTGCGGCGCAGGCACGCCGTGCCGAACGCGCTGCTGCCGACCGTGACGCTGATCTTCATCAACCTCGGCCGGACGGTCGCGGGCGTGATCCTGGTCGAGACGGTGTTCTCCTGGCCGGGCCTCGGCGGGCTGTTCTACCAGGCGCTGAGCGTGCCCGACCTGCCGCTGGTGCAGGGGCTGTTCTTCGTGTTCGCCGCCGCGGTGATCGTGATGAACACCCTCGCCGACCTGGTCTATCCGCTGCTGGACCCCCGGGTGGCCCGATGA